In a single window of the Jaculus jaculus isolate mJacJac1 chromosome 9, mJacJac1.mat.Y.cur, whole genome shotgun sequence genome:
- the LOC123463581 gene encoding prothymosin alpha-like yields MSDAAADTSSEIATKDLKGKKEVVEEAENGREAPANGNANEENGEQEADNEVDEEEEGGEEAEEEEEGDGQEEDGDEDEEAEAATGKWEAEDDEDDDVDTKKQKTDEDD; encoded by the coding sequence ATGTCAGACGCGGCTGCGGACACCAGCTCCGAGATCGCCACCAAGGActtgaagggaaagaaggaagtcgtggaggaggcagagaatggaagagaagcCCCTGCCAACGGGAATGCTAATGAGGAAAATGGGGAACAGGAGGCTGACAACGAggtagatgaagaagaagaaggtggggaggaagcggaggaggaggaagaaggtgaTGGTCAGGAAGAGGATGGAGATGAAGATGAGGAGGCGGAGGCAGCTACGGGCAAGTGGGAAGCTGAAGATGATGAGGATGATGatgttgataccaagaagcagaAGACTGATGAGGATGACTAG